GTCGGCAACTTCGGCGTCTCGCAGCTCACGAAGAACCTCGTCGACCGGCCGCGTCCGGCCGACGATCTCGCCGGCGGCCTGTACGGCCCGCTGTTCGAGGTCGACCACGGGTCGTTCCCCTCAGGCCACGCCGTGAGCGCGGGCATCCTGCTCGTCGCGGTCGCCGCGCTGTTCCCGCCCGCGAAGCGACTCGTGTGGTGGATCATCGGCGCACTGCTCGTGGTCGGCATGATCTGGCAGCGCACCCTCATCAACGCGCACTGGCTCTCGGACGCCCTGTTCGGCATCATCGGCGGGGCATCCGCAACCCTCATCCTCTGGTGGGCGTTCGCGACCCTGCTGCAGAAGGACTATGGAAAACCACTCTTCCGGCGGAGTATCGAAGCACCGGCAATCGAAGGAGCATCATGACGGACACCCTGAACACCGGCACGGGTCTCGAAGCCCCCGCCGCCGACATCGTGGCGGGCCTCACCGTCGAGGAGAAGGCGTCGCTCACGAGCGGAGCGAGCTTCTGGACGACGCAGGGCATCGAGCGTGCGGGCATCCCCGCGATCGTGCTGACCGACGGCCCCCACGGCGTGCGACTGCAGAAGGGCAGCGCCGACCACCTCGGCATCGGCGACAGCGTGCCGGCCACCTGCTTCCCGCCCGCCGTGGCACTCGGCTCGACCTTCGACCCCGAGCTGCTCGAGCGCGTCGGCACGGCCCTCGGTGAGGAGGCACGCGCCGAAGGCGTCGGCGTGCTGCTCGGCCCGGGCGTGAACATCAAGCGCTCGCCGCTCTGCGGCCGCAACTTCGAGTACCTCTCCGAGGACCCGATCATCTCGGGCGTGCTCGGCGCGGCCCTCGTGAACGGCCTGCAGTCGCAGGGCGTCGGCGGTTCGTTGAAGCACTTCGCGGCGAACAACCAGGAGCACGACCGCATGTCGTCGTCGAGCGACGTCGACCCGCGGCCGCTACGCGAGATCTACCTGCGCGGCTTCCAGCGCGTCGTCGAGGACGCGCAGCCGTGGACCGTCATGTGCTCGTACAACCGCCTGAACGGCGTCTACACCAGCGAGGACCCGTGGCTGCTGAACACGGTGCTGCGCGACGACTGGGGCTTCGAGGGCCTCGTCGTCAGCGACTGGGGAGCCGTCAACGACCGCGTCGTGGGCCTCCCCGCCGGTCTCGACCTCGAGATGCCGTCGTCCGACGGCCGCTCGGCGGCGAAGCTCATCGCCGCCGTCGCCGACGGCTCGCTCGACGAGTCGGCGCTCGACGTCGGCGCCCGCCGCGTCGTCGAGCTCGTGCAGAAGGCCGTCGCCGGTGCCCGCTCATCGACAGGCTCAGTCGACGCCGCCTACGACGTCGACGCGCACCACGCTCTCGCCCGCGAGGCCGCAGGCCGCGGCGCCGTGCTGCTGAAGAACGACGACGCCATCCTGCCGCTCGACGCGTCGACCTCGGTCGCCGTGATCGGTGCGTTCGCCGAGAAGCCGCGCTACCAGGGCGCCGGCTCGTCGCTCATCAACCCGACCAAGCTCGACAACGCGCTCGACGCGATCACCGAGTACGCCGGTCAGGACAACGTGGCCTTCGCCGCCGGCTTCACGACCGACGGTTCCGACGGCGCCGCCCTCGCGGCCCCCGCCGTCGAGCTCGCCGCGTCGAAGGACGTCGTCGTGCTGTTCCTCGGCCTGCCGGGCTCGTACGAGTCCGAGGGCTTCGACCGCGAGGACCTGCACCTGCCGGCCGAGCAACTCGCGCTGCTCGAGTCGGTCGTCGCGGCGAACCCGCGCACGGTCGTCGTGCTCGCCAACGGCGGCGTCGTCGAACTGCCGTTCGCCGATGACGTGCCCGCGATCCTCGAGGGCTGGCTCGGCGGCCAGGCCGGCGGATCCGCCATCGCCGACGTGCTCTACGGCGCAGTGAACCCCTCGGGCCGTCTTGCCGAGACCATCCCGGTGAAGCTGGCCGACACCCCCGCCTACCTGAACTTCCCGGGCGACTTCGGCCACGTGCGCTACGGCGAGGGCCTCTTCGTGGGCTACCGCTGGTACGACGCGCGCGACGCCGAGGTGCGCTACCCGTTCGGCCACGGTCTGTCGTACACGACGTTCGGCTACTCCGACCTGTCGGTGGCAGCGGATGCCGCGGGCCTCACGGTGCGCGTCACCGTGACGAACACCGGCGACCGCGCCGGCCGCGAGGTCGTGCAGGTCTACACGGGCCTCGCCGCCTCGGGCGTGCAGCGCGCTCCGCGCGAGATCAAGGCCTTCGCGAACGTCGCCCTCGAGGCCGGCGAGTCGCGTCAGGTCGAGATCGCCGTTCGCAACGAGGACCTCGCGTACTGGGACATCCGCGTCGACCGTTGGATCGTCGAGCCCGGTGCCTACAGCGTCGAGGTGGGCGCGTCGAGCCGCGACATCCGTCTCAGCGCCGTCGTCGAGGTCGAGGGCGAGCAGGTGCGCATCCCGCTCTCGCTCGAGTCGTCGATCGCCGAGCTCGCGGCCGACCCGATCGCGGGCCCGATCGTCATGCAGGCGATGGGTTCGTTCGCGTCGGGCATGGCCGACACCGACATCTTCGACGAGGGTGGCCTCGACAAGATGATGGCGTCGTTCCCGATCGGCAAGCTCGCCGGCTTCCCGGGTGTTCCCGTGACGCCCGAGCAGATCCAGCAGCTGATCGACCTGTCGAACTCGCAGCAGGCGTAGTCGCCCGCAGCGAACGTGAACGGCCGTCCCTTCGGGGGCGGCCGTTCGTCGTCGCGGCGCCTCATGCGACCGGGTCGCGGGACCTCACTCGGCAGGCAGGAGCCCGGCCACGAGGGCATCGACGATGTCGTCGGTCGAGGTCTCCGGGTCGAGCGGCGTCGTGAGTCGATCGAGCAGCAGGCCGTCGATCGCGTAGTGGAACAGCGCGATCTCGGCCCGGCCGCCGGGCAGGCCCGCCGCCGTGTTGAACGCGACGTCGCCGTCGAATGCGGCGTGCTGCCATGCGGAGAGCAGTTCGGCGATCTCGGGACGGCGCACCCCCTCGAGTCGGAGCTCGAAGAGGGCGAGGGTCACCTCGCGTTGTTGGGTCAGTCGTCGAACGATGTCGTGGAGGTATTCGGCGAAGAGCTCGCGACTCGGCGGCCGGCCTGCGCGCAGCTCGAGATCGGCCGGGGTCGGTGCGAGACGCTCGCCGATGCGGGTGACGAGACCCGAGACGAGTGCGTCGCGGCTGCGGAAGTAGTTGGAGGTCGTGCCCGCCGGCACCCCGGCCGCGGTGTCGACAGCACGGTGGGTGAGGCCCCTGGCGCCGTCGCGTGCGAGCACGCTCAGCCCGGCATCGGCGATCGCCGCTCGTCGTTCCGTGTTCCGCGCCATGGTTCGACCGTAGCGCAAACCACTACCGATGTTGTAGTCTCGCAACCACTACAAACATTGTGGATAGGAAATGATGCGAGAACTCGTCTACTACGCCGCCGTCAGCATCGACGGCTACATCGCCGGCCCCGCCGGCGAGTTCGACGCCTTCCCCGTCGAGGGCGATCACATGCAGCACCTCAACGCGCGGTTCGCCGACGCCGTGCCGACGCACATCGCGGATGCCCTCGGCATCGAACGTGACGGCACGACCTTCGACACCGTCGTCATGGGCTGGAACACCTATGCGGTGGGCCTGCCCGTCGCGCCGAGCCCGTACCGGCACCTCCGGCAGTTCGTGTTCTCGCGAACGCGCAGCGAGGCGGACATCCCGGGCGAGCACCCGAATCTCACGCTCACCGACGAGGATCCCGTCGCGGTCGTGCGCCGGCTGAAGGCCGAACCGGGCGCGTCGATCTGGCTCTGCGGCGGGGGAGCGCTCGCCACCGTGCTCGCCGAGGAGATCGACCGCCTCGTGCTGAAGCGCAACCCGCTGCTCTTCGGCGACGGCATCCCGTTGTTCGCGCCGGGGGCGTACCGCCCGCGTGCCTTCGAGGAGGTGGCCACGACGGCGTACGAGTCCGGGGTCGTCGTCTCCGAGTACGTGCGCCGGCCGTCGATCTAGTCCCGCGCCGAGATGACGCCGGTCGTCGGGTGGTGCACAGGGCATCCGACGACCGGCGTCATCTCGCGGGGGTGGCGGGTGATAGACCTGTCGGGTGCTCCTCGATGACGAACTCGCCGCATACCGCACCCAGACCGTCTGCAGCGACCCCGGCCGCATGGCCGAGTGGGTCGGCGAGCCGCCCAGCGACCTCGCCGAGCTGCGCCGTCTCGCCTCGGGCCTGATCTTCCACTACCGGGCGAACGGCGAGCTGAAGCAGCACGGCTTCGACGACGACCGCCTCCCAGAGATCGACCTGCGATACGCCGAGGAGCAGTTCGCCCGACTCGCCGAGCTGCGGGCCGGTCCGCTCGAGACCCCGCGTGCGGCGACGGAGCGCATCCTCGGATGCTGCCGTGACTTCACCCTGCTCGTCGTCTCGCTCGCGCGCCGCGCCGGCATCCCGGCTCGATCGCGGGTGGGCTTCGCCGGCTACTTCGACGACGGCTGGTGGATCGATCACGTCGTCGCCGAGATCTGGGACGCGGACGCCGCGCGCTGGCGCCTCGTCGAGCCGCAACTCCAGGCGGGCTTCGTCGACTGGGCGACGGGGGCGCCGCTCGACCTGGTCGACGTGCCCCGCGCTCGATTCCTCACTGGCGACGAGGCCTGGCTCGCGGCGCGTGCCGGGCGCATCGACCCCGAGCGCAGCGTCGTCGCGGTCGGCCTCGAGATCCCGGCGCTCCGGTCGTGGCCGTACCTCGCGCACAATCTCGTGCTCGACCTCGTCGCCCGAGCGGGCCACGAGGCGCTGCTCTGGGAGACCTGGGGCGTGCTCGACGCGTTCAGTGCCGAGGCTCCGGATGCCGCGCTCGCCGCCGATCTCGACCGTATCGCCGTCCGGCTCGCCGACCCGGCGGTCACGCTCGACGAGGTGCGCGCGCTCGCCGCGGACCCGCGTTTCGCCGTGCCGGAGGTCGTCACGAACCACTCGCCCCTCGACGGCTCGAGCAGGCGGGTGACCCTTCGCACCAGCTGACCGGGAGCGCTCGCGCCCGCGCCCTTGCGGGGGCGGAGGCGCGGGGTTACCGTGACTCCAACGACGGGTGCCGGCGCGCCGTCGGGCGCGAGCTGCGCCGCCCCGGGCTGGAAGGGCCATGACGACCTCCGCTTCGCTCGATCACGGTCGAGCAGCGTTCGCCGAACACCGCTGGGGTGCGGCGTTCGAAGACCTGTCGCGGGCCGATCACGAGCGGGGGCTCGCTCCGGCCGACCTCGAGCGGCTCTCCACAACGACCCTGCTTCTGGGGCGCGACGCCGAGGGCATCGACCTCGCGACGCGCGCGCACGAGGCCTACCTCGAGGCCGAGGATGCCGCGGGCGCAGCCCGCATTGCGACCTGGATCGGCATCTACCTCATGGGCAAGGGCGACGACGCCCGGGGCAACGGCTGGCTCGCCCGCGCGCGGCGGATCGCCGACACGTCGGAGGCCGGCGCCGAATCCTCGACCGCGCTCCTGCTCGTCGCCGCCGCGCTCGACGACCTCTACGCCGGAGAACCCGACCGGGCAGCCCGCACCTTCGCCGAGGCGTTCGTGATCGCCGAACGCGTGCGCGACCGGGATGCGACCGCGCTCGCGCAGCTCGGACAGGGCCAGGCGCGGCTGATGCTCGGCGACCCGGTCGGCGGGCTCGCGCTCCTCGACGAGGCGATGGTCGCCGTCACCGCGGGCGAGATCTCACCCGTGGCATCCGGCGTCGTCTACTGCTCGGTCATCAACACCTGCCACCTGGCCTTCGACGTGCGGCGGGCCCAGCAGTGGACGATCGCGCTCGACCGCTGGTGCGGCGACCGGCCCGAGATGGTGATGTTCACCGGGCAGTGCCAGGCGCACCGTGCCGAGCTGTACCAATTGCACGGGGCGTGGGGCGACGCCGTCACGGCGGCGCGGGTTGCCCAGGACCGCGTGCGGCTGGGCGACTGGACCGGCTCGTTCGGGGCCTGGTACCAGGAGGGCGAGGTGCATCGCCTGCGCGGCGATTTCGACGCGGCCGAACATGCGTTCCATCGTGCGGCCGAGACCGGGTACCCGGCGCAACCGGGGCTCGCGCTGCTGCGGCTCGCACAGGGGAGGATCCGCCTTGCGCGGTCGAGCATCGACGAAGCAGCGGAGCAGGCCGACCCCGCGACCCGGCGGGGGCTGCTTGCCGCCCTCGTCGAGATCGACCTCGCGGCGGGCGACCTCGTGGCGGCCAGGCAGGTCGCCGACGAGCTGGTCGCGGCCGCCGCCGTCGCCGAGATCCCGATGACGCGCGCGATCGCTGCGAGGTCGGAGGCGGCCGTGCGCCTCGGGGAAGGCGACGCCCTCGGCGCACTGCCGGTGCTTCGCGCCGCGTGGGCGCTGTGGCAGGAACTCGACGCGCCGTACGAGGCCGCCCGGTGCCGGGTGCTCGCCGCGCAGGCGGCGCGGTCGCTCGGTGACGACGCGTCGGCCGCGATGGACCTGGCGGCGGCACGGGAGGTGTTCGCCGCGCTCGGCGCGGTGCCCGACGTGCTGCGCGTGGACGAGCTGGCGCGCCGTTCGCCCGGCAGCGGGCCGATCGCCCTGACGGCACGGGAGGTGGAGGTCGTCCGCCTCGTCGCCGAGGGCAAGACGAACCGAGCCATCGCGGGCCAGCTCTACCTCAGCGAGAAGACCGTCGACCGGCACCTCAGCAACGTGTTCGCGAAGCTCGGCATCTCGTCGCGCGCTGCGGCCACGGCGTACGCCTACGAGCACGCCCTGATCTGAATTCCTGACCAGGAACCCGCGCGGCCAGGCGGTTTCGCTCCATTCGGAGATCTCGAATGGGTGATTCTCCCGATGTCGTG
The sequence above is a segment of the Agromyces hippuratus genome. Coding sequences within it:
- a CDS encoding phosphatase PAP2 family protein, which gives rise to MSDAASASASASTSTDVTAPGAGEPAASAARRPRWLLVTGLIGLALFVIFGFAVAANPSSPFTQAVDDAWRALVGLEPGTGGEAWALPMLFQHLGQIPGAVLTLLLIPIWLFVIRRWRSALFFLTAELVGNFGVSQLTKNLVDRPRPADDLAGGLYGPLFEVDHGSFPSGHAVSAGILLVAVAALFPPAKRLVWWIIGALLVVGMIWQRTLINAHWLSDALFGIIGGASATLILWWAFATLLQKDYGKPLFRRSIEAPAIEGAS
- a CDS encoding glycoside hydrolase family 3 C-terminal domain-containing protein; its protein translation is MTDTLNTGTGLEAPAADIVAGLTVEEKASLTSGASFWTTQGIERAGIPAIVLTDGPHGVRLQKGSADHLGIGDSVPATCFPPAVALGSTFDPELLERVGTALGEEARAEGVGVLLGPGVNIKRSPLCGRNFEYLSEDPIISGVLGAALVNGLQSQGVGGSLKHFAANNQEHDRMSSSSDVDPRPLREIYLRGFQRVVEDAQPWTVMCSYNRLNGVYTSEDPWLLNTVLRDDWGFEGLVVSDWGAVNDRVVGLPAGLDLEMPSSDGRSAAKLIAAVADGSLDESALDVGARRVVELVQKAVAGARSSTGSVDAAYDVDAHHALAREAAGRGAVLLKNDDAILPLDASTSVAVIGAFAEKPRYQGAGSSLINPTKLDNALDAITEYAGQDNVAFAAGFTTDGSDGAALAAPAVELAASKDVVVLFLGLPGSYESEGFDREDLHLPAEQLALLESVVAANPRTVVVLANGGVVELPFADDVPAILEGWLGGQAGGSAIADVLYGAVNPSGRLAETIPVKLADTPAYLNFPGDFGHVRYGEGLFVGYRWYDARDAEVRYPFGHGLSYTTFGYSDLSVAADAAGLTVRVTVTNTGDRAGREVVQVYTGLAASGVQRAPREIKAFANVALEAGESRQVEIAVRNEDLAYWDIRVDRWIVEPGAYSVEVGASSRDIRLSAVVEVEGEQVRIPLSLESSIAELAADPIAGPIVMQAMGSFASGMADTDIFDEGGLDKMMASFPIGKLAGFPGVPVTPEQIQQLIDLSNSQQA
- a CDS encoding TetR/AcrR family transcriptional regulator; the protein is MARNTERRAAIADAGLSVLARDGARGLTHRAVDTAAGVPAGTTSNYFRSRDALVSGLVTRIGERLAPTPADLELRAGRPPSRELFAEYLHDIVRRLTQQREVTLALFELRLEGVRRPEIAELLSAWQHAAFDGDVAFNTAAGLPGGRAEIALFHYAIDGLLLDRLTTPLDPETSTDDIVDALVAGLLPAE
- a CDS encoding dihydrofolate reductase family protein → MRELVYYAAVSIDGYIAGPAGEFDAFPVEGDHMQHLNARFADAVPTHIADALGIERDGTTFDTVVMGWNTYAVGLPVAPSPYRHLRQFVFSRTRSEADIPGEHPNLTLTDEDPVAVVRRLKAEPGASIWLCGGGALATVLAEEIDRLVLKRNPLLFGDGIPLFAPGAYRPRAFEEVATTAYESGVVVSEYVRRPSI
- a CDS encoding transglutaminase-like domain-containing protein, producing MLLDDELAAYRTQTVCSDPGRMAEWVGEPPSDLAELRRLASGLIFHYRANGELKQHGFDDDRLPEIDLRYAEEQFARLAELRAGPLETPRAATERILGCCRDFTLLVVSLARRAGIPARSRVGFAGYFDDGWWIDHVVAEIWDADAARWRLVEPQLQAGFVDWATGAPLDLVDVPRARFLTGDEAWLAARAGRIDPERSVVAVGLEIPALRSWPYLAHNLVLDLVARAGHEALLWETWGVLDAFSAEAPDAALAADLDRIAVRLADPAVTLDEVRALAADPRFAVPEVVTNHSPLDGSSRRVTLRTS
- a CDS encoding helix-turn-helix domain-containing protein; translation: MTTSASLDHGRAAFAEHRWGAAFEDLSRADHERGLAPADLERLSTTTLLLGRDAEGIDLATRAHEAYLEAEDAAGAARIATWIGIYLMGKGDDARGNGWLARARRIADTSEAGAESSTALLLVAAALDDLYAGEPDRAARTFAEAFVIAERVRDRDATALAQLGQGQARLMLGDPVGGLALLDEAMVAVTAGEISPVASGVVYCSVINTCHLAFDVRRAQQWTIALDRWCGDRPEMVMFTGQCQAHRAELYQLHGAWGDAVTAARVAQDRVRLGDWTGSFGAWYQEGEVHRLRGDFDAAEHAFHRAAETGYPAQPGLALLRLAQGRIRLARSSIDEAAEQADPATRRGLLAALVEIDLAAGDLVAARQVADELVAAAAVAEIPMTRAIAARSEAAVRLGEGDALGALPVLRAAWALWQELDAPYEAARCRVLAAQAARSLGDDASAAMDLAAAREVFAALGAVPDVLRVDELARRSPGSGPIALTAREVEVVRLVAEGKTNRAIAGQLYLSEKTVDRHLSNVFAKLGISSRAAATAYAYEHALI